The Streptomyces sp. Je 1-332 genome has a window encoding:
- a CDS encoding DUF6345 domain-containing protein: MRMNFSERGPSPLEGAKPGAAGDRDSTFGWWGAFSIQKFVNQSPLFHTHADATGWLAYLQQFYDRNFWFADGGAQVWAYEETYDNWQDRYGMDAVVAVYHSGHGGMDGNGVFFAPLGAVWDGRSDAISNRMALGNEKANYVFWSTCTSLRVLGGHSPIRTWAGPNIGFRMIFGFETVSIDSPDYGKKFWEKWRAGQTFTDAWLNASWDIHKGQAPSVCAVGVNQADANARLNGERTLYREHVQDNWYAWRWYNARESLREPLTQAPAGPQIVQLAPRDPGEELIKAGHIADFPSAALQEVQVEQQGVLSATSGDRIVSTAPHAVRWVKLAEANHRNLRQLPTEQAVDAARAFAEQHADGAELVVDSVHDLMQNSGAKDGSELGEPVSLETHVTFRQVFDGIPVITPDRGLIRVALDNDATVVQAQISTRETTGTTREPSTDISPPPEGASATVAAPRARDPREALAAAQRKLLAELAAVTADEQGGQGAAAQREPEVRDVPGTFDVGYEIEGNEAYPAARKLIEIGAPDSMFTTRRWVVAPLAR, from the coding sequence ATGCGCATGAATTTCTCGGAACGCGGTCCGTCTCCGCTGGAAGGCGCGAAGCCGGGAGCCGCCGGTGACCGTGACTCGACGTTCGGCTGGTGGGGTGCCTTCAGCATCCAGAAGTTCGTCAACCAGTCACCTCTCTTCCACACACACGCCGACGCCACGGGGTGGCTGGCGTACCTCCAGCAGTTCTACGACCGCAACTTCTGGTTCGCGGACGGCGGGGCGCAGGTCTGGGCGTACGAGGAGACGTACGACAACTGGCAGGACCGCTACGGCATGGACGCGGTGGTCGCCGTGTACCACTCGGGCCATGGCGGCATGGACGGCAACGGCGTCTTCTTCGCACCGCTCGGCGCGGTCTGGGACGGCCGCAGTGACGCGATCTCCAACCGGATGGCGCTCGGCAACGAGAAGGCCAACTACGTCTTCTGGTCCACCTGCACCTCGCTGCGGGTCCTTGGCGGGCACTCCCCGATCCGCACCTGGGCGGGGCCCAACATCGGCTTCCGCATGATCTTCGGCTTCGAGACCGTCAGCATCGACAGCCCGGACTACGGCAAGAAGTTCTGGGAGAAGTGGCGGGCCGGGCAGACCTTCACCGACGCGTGGCTGAACGCCAGCTGGGACATCCACAAGGGCCAGGCGCCCTCGGTCTGCGCGGTCGGCGTCAACCAGGCCGACGCCAACGCCCGGCTCAACGGCGAGCGCACCCTGTACCGCGAGCACGTGCAGGACAACTGGTACGCGTGGCGCTGGTACAACGCGCGCGAAAGCCTCAGGGAGCCGCTGACGCAGGCGCCGGCCGGCCCGCAGATCGTGCAGCTCGCGCCGCGCGACCCGGGCGAGGAGCTCATCAAGGCGGGCCACATCGCCGACTTCCCGTCGGCGGCCCTGCAAGAGGTGCAGGTCGAGCAGCAGGGCGTGCTCAGCGCCACCTCCGGCGACCGGATCGTCTCCACCGCTCCGCACGCCGTCCGGTGGGTCAAGCTCGCCGAGGCCAACCACCGCAACCTGCGGCAACTCCCCACGGAGCAGGCGGTCGACGCGGCGCGCGCCTTCGCCGAGCAGCACGCCGACGGCGCCGAGCTCGTCGTGGACAGTGTGCACGACCTGATGCAGAACTCCGGGGCGAAGGACGGCTCCGAGCTGGGTGAGCCGGTGTCGCTGGAGACGCATGTGACGTTCCGGCAGGTCTTCGACGGCATCCCGGTCATCACGCCCGACCGCGGTCTCATCCGCGTGGCCCTGGACAACGACGCGACCGTCGTCCAGGCGCAGATCTCCACGCGCGAGACCACCGGCACGACGCGCGAGCCGAGCACGGACATCTCGCCGCCGCCGGAGGGCGCGTCGGCGACGGTCGCGGCGCCGCGGGCACGCGACCCGCGCGAGGCGCTCGCCGCGGCCCAGCGCAAGCTGCTCGCCGAACTCGCCGCCGTGACGGCCGACGAGCAGGGCGGCCAGGGCGCCGCCGCCCAGCGCGAGCCCGAGGTCAGGGATGTGCCGGGCACGTTCGACGTCGGCTATGAGATCGAGGGCAACGAGGCCTACCCGGCCGCCCGCAAGCTGATCGAGATCGGGGCTCCCGACAGCATGTTCACCACCCGCCGCTGGGTGGTCGCACCGCTCGCCAGGTAG
- a CDS encoding VTT domain-containing protein, producing MILSLAIQVSPTSTGQAVGYPSLFLLIVVGALVPVVPTGALVSSAAVVAVHQDAPLALLVVFGVSAFAAFLGDMALYWLGRRGMHSKNGSRWLAAIRDRAPEDRLAQAQGKLEDHGVLVLVLSRLVPAGRIPVMLACLMAKMPLRDFARGDVPACLAWAVTYQLIGILGGSLFKEPWQGVLVAVALTVLISAAPAVWRKVRHAGPAGSAES from the coding sequence ATGATCCTCTCCCTGGCGATACAGGTGTCGCCGACGTCCACGGGCCAGGCGGTCGGCTATCCGTCGTTGTTCCTGCTCATCGTGGTCGGCGCGCTGGTGCCGGTGGTGCCGACGGGCGCGCTCGTCAGCTCGGCGGCCGTGGTGGCCGTGCATCAGGATGCCCCCCTCGCGCTGCTCGTGGTGTTCGGGGTCTCGGCGTTCGCCGCGTTCCTCGGTGACATGGCGCTGTACTGGCTCGGCCGGCGCGGCATGCACTCGAAGAACGGCTCGCGCTGGCTGGCGGCGATCCGTGACCGCGCGCCCGAGGACCGTCTCGCGCAGGCGCAGGGCAAGCTCGAGGACCACGGCGTCCTGGTCCTCGTCCTGTCCCGGCTCGTGCCCGCCGGGCGGATTCCGGTGATGCTGGCCTGTCTGATGGCGAAGATGCCGTTGCGCGATTTCGCCCGCGGTGACGTTCCGGCGTGCCTCGCCTGGGCCGTGACGTACCAGCTGATCGGCATTCTCGGCGGCTCCCTCTTCAAGGAGCCGTGGCAGGGCGTGCTGGTGGCGGTCGCTCTGACGGTGCTGATCAGCGCCGCGCCGGCGGTGTGGCGCAAGGTGCGGCACGCGGGGCCCGCGGGGTCCGCTGAGTCCTAG
- a CDS encoding aminotransferase class I/II-fold pyridoxal phosphate-dependent enzyme, whose product MRTEAEGHGPVRYGPPLPEPGLPVLPELSAVLAGAAGRAHAEPPGGSPGLREAASGYWGRRGLPVERGHVVAAPGAAPLLLALTAALGGDVLLPRPCPAWWAPQVRLLGRAVYHVPTPAECGGVPDPYALMETVRRVRAEGGTPRLLVLSVADDPTATVPPPEVLHEAVEAAAGEGLHIVSDETWRDTLHRPHDTVLVSPAEMAPERVTALADLSGAFLPPGWPAAVARFPSGARGATLRARTLDVLTALGAQVAAPVGAAASYALGEPDEITDRLARASSLHARVAAAAHHAVLAAGALARPPAAGRHLYVDLGPLRTTLAARGVGDSQDLEDFLGERLAMPAPGGHRFGDDLAALHVRLATGPLLGADRQERLASLTAPDALELPHVKRALRKLAAAFG is encoded by the coding sequence ATGCGGACGGAAGCAGAAGGACATGGCCCTGTCCGGTACGGGCCGCCCCTGCCGGAGCCGGGGCTTCCTGTCCTGCCCGAGTTGTCCGCCGTGCTCGCCGGTGCCGCGGGCCGCGCCCATGCCGAGCCGCCCGGCGGCAGCCCCGGCCTACGGGAGGCCGCGAGCGGCTACTGGGGGCGGCGTGGCCTGCCGGTGGAGCGGGGTCACGTCGTCGCCGCGCCCGGCGCCGCGCCCCTGCTGCTCGCGCTGACCGCCGCGCTCGGCGGCGACGTGCTGCTCCCGCGGCCCTGCCCCGCCTGGTGGGCGCCGCAGGTACGGCTGCTCGGCCGGGCGGTGTACCACGTGCCGACGCCCGCCGAGTGCGGTGGCGTGCCTGATCCCTACGCCCTGATGGAGACCGTTCGCCGCGTCCGTGCCGAGGGCGGCACCCCGCGGCTGCTCGTGCTCTCCGTCGCCGACGACCCGACGGCCACGGTGCCACCGCCGGAAGTGCTGCACGAAGCCGTGGAGGCGGCCGCGGGCGAGGGGCTGCACATCGTCAGCGACGAGACCTGGCGCGACACCCTGCACCGCCCGCACGACACGGTCCTGGTCAGCCCGGCCGAGATGGCTCCGGAACGCGTGACGGCACTCGCCGATCTCTCCGGAGCGTTCCTGCCGCCGGGCTGGCCCGCCGCGGTCGCCCGGTTCCCCTCCGGCGCGCGGGGCGCGACGCTGCGGGCCCGCACCCTCGACGTCCTCACCGCGCTCGGAGCGCAGGTCGCGGCGCCGGTCGGGGCGGCGGCGTCGTACGCCCTGGGCGAGCCGGACGAGATCACCGACCGCCTCGCCCGCGCGAGCAGCCTGCACGCGCGCGTGGCCGCCGCCGCGCACCACGCGGTGCTCGCGGCGGGCGCGCTGGCCCGGCCCCCGGCGGCCGGCCGCCACCTCTACGTGGACCTCGGCCCCCTGCGCACCACCCTCGCCGCCCGCGGTGTCGGTGACTCACAGGACCTGGAGGACTTCCTCGGCGAACGCCTCGCCATGCCCGCGCCCGGCGGCCACCGCTTCGGCGACGACCTGGCGGCGCTGCACGTACGCCTGGCCACCGGGCCGCTGCTCGGCGCGGACCGGCAGGAGCGCCTGGCCTCGCTCACCGCGCCGGACGCGCTGGAACTGCCGCATGTCAAAAGGGCGTTGCGCAAGCTCGCAGCGGCCTTCGGCTAG
- a CDS encoding OsmC family peroxiredoxin: protein MATTRSAHTVWEGSLTEGSGTVTFDSSGIGEQAVSWPARAEQANGRTSPEELIAAAHSSCFSMALSHGLTGAGTPPTRLTTSADVTFQPGTGITGIHLTVEGEVPGLDEAAFNAAAEDAKANCPVSQALTGTTITLSAKLA from the coding sequence GTGGCTACCACGCGCTCCGCGCACACGGTCTGGGAAGGCTCTCTGACGGAGGGCTCGGGAACCGTCACCTTCGACTCCTCCGGGATCGGCGAGCAGGCCGTGTCCTGGCCGGCCCGCGCCGAGCAGGCCAACGGCAGGACCAGCCCCGAAGAGCTGATCGCCGCCGCGCACTCCAGCTGCTTCTCCATGGCGCTGTCGCACGGTCTGACGGGCGCGGGCACCCCGCCCACCCGCCTGACGACCTCGGCCGACGTGACCTTCCAGCCCGGCACCGGCATCACCGGCATCCACCTCACCGTCGAGGGCGAGGTGCCGGGCCTCGACGAGGCCGCGTTCAACGCCGCCGCCGAGGACGCCAAGGCGAACTGCCCCGTGAGCCAGGCGCTGACGGGCACGACCATCACGCTGTCGGCGAAGCTGGCCTGA
- a CDS encoding amino acid permease: protein MHDTGTAIQPAPAPDQEEQRTERHAEQADAEQAEHAEQAEHAEPGSRHARRFGLPIATCLVMGNIIGGGIFLLPASVAPFGTISLVAFGVLTAGAIALALVFGRLARRDPRTGGPYVYARAAFGDFAGFLAAWSYWATTWVSNAALAVAAVGYLDVLIPVNDHRWTACLAALVLQLLPALANLAGTRYVGAVQLVATVLKFVPLLLVAIGGLFFFDSANLGPFQAGDGSPVGAVSASAAILLFSYLGVESAAVSAGEVRDPRRNVGRATILGTLGAAVVYLLGTLAVFGTVAHDKLVGSTAPFSDAVNVMFGGSWGGTAVALAALVSMVGALNGWTLLSAQAPYAAARDGLFPAAFGKKKRGVPTVGVVVTVVLASLLTVYNYTAGSSGVFESLVLITTFTATVPYLLATAAQIYFLVSGQGERVNRARLTRDGILAGIAFGFSMWLVAGSGYAAVYQGVLFLFAGVLVYAWMAARKKRTATH from the coding sequence ATGCACGACACCGGAACCGCGATCCAGCCGGCTCCGGCTCCCGACCAGGAAGAACAGCGGACAGAGCGGCACGCAGAGCAGGCCGACGCCGAGCAGGCCGAGCACGCAGAGCAGGCCGAGCACGCCGAGCCCGGCAGCAGGCACGCTCGCCGTTTCGGCCTTCCCATCGCCACCTGCCTCGTCATGGGCAACATCATCGGCGGCGGCATCTTCCTGCTCCCGGCCTCCGTCGCCCCGTTCGGGACCATCAGCCTCGTCGCGTTCGGCGTCCTGACCGCGGGCGCCATCGCCCTCGCCCTGGTCTTCGGCAGGCTCGCGCGGCGCGACCCGCGCACCGGCGGACCGTACGTCTACGCACGCGCCGCGTTCGGCGACTTCGCGGGCTTCCTCGCGGCCTGGTCGTACTGGGCCACCACCTGGGTGTCGAACGCCGCGCTCGCCGTCGCCGCCGTCGGCTATCTGGACGTCCTGATACCGGTCAACGACCACAGGTGGACCGCCTGCCTGGCCGCCCTGGTGCTGCAACTCCTGCCCGCGCTCGCGAACCTCGCCGGCACCCGCTACGTCGGCGCGGTCCAACTCGTCGCCACCGTACTGAAGTTCGTGCCCCTGCTGCTCGTCGCGATCGGCGGCCTCTTCTTCTTCGACAGCGCCAACCTCGGGCCCTTCCAGGCAGGCGACGGCAGCCCGGTCGGCGCGGTCTCCGCGTCGGCCGCGATCCTGCTCTTCTCCTACCTGGGCGTCGAATCAGCCGCCGTCAGCGCCGGAGAGGTGCGCGATCCGCGCCGCAACGTCGGCCGCGCCACCATCCTCGGCACGCTCGGCGCCGCCGTCGTCTACCTGCTCGGCACCCTCGCCGTCTTCGGCACCGTCGCCCACGACAAGCTCGTCGGATCCACGGCGCCGTTCTCGGACGCCGTCAACGTCATGTTCGGCGGCTCCTGGGGCGGTACGGCCGTGGCGCTCGCCGCGCTCGTCTCGATGGTCGGCGCGCTCAACGGCTGGACCCTGCTGAGCGCGCAGGCGCCGTACGCCGCCGCCAGGGACGGGCTCTTCCCCGCCGCCTTCGGCAAGAAGAAGCGCGGAGTGCCGACCGTGGGCGTCGTTGTCACCGTGGTCCTGGCCTCGCTGCTCACCGTCTACAACTACACGGCGGGATCGAGCGGCGTCTTCGAGTCGCTGGTCCTGATCACCACGTTCACCGCCACCGTGCCCTACCTCCTGGCCACCGCCGCGCAGATCTACTTCCTCGTGTCCGGGCAGGGCGAGCGCGTCAACCGCGCCCGCCTGACGCGGGACGGCATTCTGGCGGGCATCGCGTTCGGCTTCTCCATGTGGCTCGTCGCCGGTTCCGGATACGCGGCCGTCTACCAGGGAGTCCTGTTCCTCTTCGCGGGCGTGCTCGTCTACGCGTGGATGGCGGCCCGCAAGAAGCGGACCGCCACCCACTGA
- a CDS encoding phage holin family protein, whose protein sequence is MGRKRWRAIGSVLWRSVAVWLVSTLTMLALAGILPDFQLQADDDDSATRIASTAALGAGAFGLLSSLVWPLLVRALLLVPALVLGLLAFALNGSLLLLALSLIPDGRGEANPETAVVVAAVMSAVASATGGALAVRDDDAYRRRLYRLADRRRRRLAESRVGPVPPGTVFMQLDGVGHDVLCAAVHRGLMPTVARWLGQGGEATHRLTRWRTDWSSQTGASQLGILHGSNHDVPAFRWYEKDTGEVMVSNRPASAVELQRRAIERTGDGGLLTVDGASRGNLFSGGAEQVALVLSMAARRGKENRSRAGYFAYFSDPANAVRTALSFVAEVGREIGESTRARLRKRRPRVGRGGLYPFIRAFATVVERDVVVAAVIGDMLAGRSAVYADLVAYDEVAHHSGPRGGDVDKVLQRLDRSLALIAKVAEHAPRAYRIVVLSDHGQSPGETFQARYGLTLADLVRAGCGLPVPRKAQRTHSGAEARSTVRAALRRPVEEGAGQHRPAHRAEPIVLASGNLGLVSFPDVAHRMTREEIELRHPALLPTLANHPGVGFLLVHSQERGAVVLGARGAEVYLDERPGDLGPLADFGPGAADAVRRTDGFPHAADIMVNSWYDPQEGEVLAFEEQIGSHGGLGGAQAHPFLLSPLVLSAPVDEGEELVGAERVHDVLRGWLGEYLGPEIPLVTGVAGAADDSRPGDPEGTAFAVADPAAQDKTH, encoded by the coding sequence GTGGGGCGAAAGCGATGGCGGGCCATCGGCAGCGTGCTGTGGAGATCCGTCGCGGTGTGGCTGGTCAGCACGCTCACCATGCTCGCGCTCGCCGGCATCCTGCCCGACTTCCAGTTGCAGGCCGACGACGATGACAGCGCCACCCGCATCGCCAGCACGGCCGCCCTGGGCGCCGGCGCCTTCGGACTGCTCTCCTCGCTGGTGTGGCCCCTGCTCGTGCGGGCACTGCTGCTCGTGCCCGCGCTCGTGCTCGGCCTGCTCGCCTTCGCCCTCAACGGCTCACTGCTCCTGCTCGCCCTCAGTCTCATTCCCGACGGCCGCGGTGAGGCCAACCCCGAGACCGCCGTCGTCGTCGCCGCCGTCATGTCCGCCGTCGCCTCCGCCACCGGCGGCGCCCTCGCCGTCCGCGACGACGACGCCTACCGCCGCCGCCTCTACCGCCTCGCCGACCGAAGACGCCGCCGTCTCGCCGAGAGCCGGGTCGGCCCCGTACCGCCCGGCACCGTCTTCATGCAGCTCGACGGCGTCGGTCACGACGTCCTGTGCGCCGCCGTGCACAGGGGCCTCATGCCGACCGTCGCGCGCTGGCTCGGCCAGGGGGGCGAAGCCACCCACCGGCTCACCCGCTGGCGCACCGACTGGTCGAGTCAGACCGGGGCGAGCCAGCTCGGCATCCTGCACGGCTCCAACCACGATGTCCCCGCCTTCCGTTGGTACGAGAAGGACACCGGGGAGGTCATGGTCTCCAACCGGCCGGCGTCGGCCGTCGAGCTCCAGCGCCGCGCCATCGAGCGCACCGGCGACGGCGGCCTCCTCACCGTCGACGGGGCCAGCCGCGGCAACCTCTTCAGCGGCGGCGCCGAGCAGGTCGCGCTCGTGCTCTCCATGGCAGCGCGCCGTGGCAAGGAGAACCGCTCGCGCGCCGGCTACTTCGCCTACTTCTCCGACCCCGCCAACGCCGTGCGCACCGCCCTGTCCTTCGTCGCCGAAGTCGGCCGCGAGATCGGCGAGTCGACCCGCGCCCGGCTCAGGAAGCGGCGCCCCCGCGTCGGCAGGGGCGGGCTCTACCCCTTCATCCGTGCCTTCGCGACCGTCGTCGAGCGCGATGTCGTCGTCGCCGCGGTCATCGGGGACATGCTCGCCGGGCGCAGCGCCGTCTACGCCGACCTCGTCGCGTACGACGAGGTGGCCCATCACTCCGGCCCCCGCGGCGGCGACGTGGACAAGGTGCTCCAGCGGCTCGACCGGTCCCTCGCGCTCATCGCGAAGGTCGCCGAACACGCGCCACGCGCCTACCGCATCGTGGTCCTCTCCGACCACGGCCAGAGCCCCGGCGAGACCTTCCAGGCCCGCTACGGCCTCACCCTCGCCGACCTCGTCAGGGCCGGCTGCGGACTGCCCGTGCCGCGCAAGGCGCAGCGCACGCACAGCGGCGCCGAGGCACGCTCCACGGTCCGCGCCGCCCTGCGCCGCCCGGTCGAGGAGGGCGCGGGGCAGCACCGCCCCGCCCACCGCGCGGAGCCCATCGTCCTCGCGTCCGGCAACCTCGGCCTCGTCTCCTTCCCCGACGTCGCGCACCGGATGACCCGCGAGGAGATCGAACTGCGCCACCCGGCGCTCCTGCCCACCCTCGCCAACCACCCGGGCGTCGGCTTCCTCCTCGTACACAGTCAGGAGCGCGGCGCGGTCGTCCTCGGCGCGCGCGGTGCGGAGGTGTACCTCGACGAGCGGCCCGGTGACCTCGGGCCGCTGGCCGACTTCGGGCCGGGCGCCGCCGACGCCGTGCGCCGCACCGACGGCTTCCCGCATGCCGCCGACATCATGGTCAACTCCTGGTACGACCCCCAGGAGGGCGAAGTGCTCGCCTTCGAGGAGCAGATCGGCTCGCACGGCGGACTCGGCGGCGCGCAGGCCCATCCCTTCCTGCTCTCCCCCCTCGTGCTCTCCGCGCCGGTCGACGAGGGGGAGGAACTCGTCGGGGCCGAACGCGTCCACGACGTGCTCCGGGGCTGGCTCGGCGAGTATCTGGGTCCGGAGATTCCGCTGGTCACAGGGGTTGCCGGGGCTGCGGACGATTCCCGGCCCGGCGACCCGGAGGGCACAGCTTTTGCGGTCGCCGACCCTGCCGCACAGGACAAAACACACTGA
- a CDS encoding MBL fold metallo-hydrolase, translated as MPVEITWWGHATCTVEDSGLRVLTDPVFARRLAHLRRRRGALPPAEAAVADAVLLSHLHADHLHLPSLARIAPGTRVLLPRGARRQVPGLARRLSHLRLVDVVPGDEVRIGDLTVRVVTAWHDGRRLPVGPHTAPALGFVVRGEARTYFAGDTGLFDSMADEVGDVDVALLPVGGWGPYLGHGHLDAGRAALALAELAPRSAVPVHYGTYWPIGLDAVRPHEFHTPGEEFVRQAARLAPEVAVHRLGHGESVRPEVHKGDPR; from the coding sequence GTGCCGGTGGAGATCACCTGGTGGGGTCATGCCACCTGCACGGTCGAGGATTCAGGGCTGCGGGTGCTCACCGACCCGGTGTTCGCCCGTCGCCTCGCCCATCTGCGCCGGCGCAGAGGCGCGCTTCCGCCCGCCGAGGCGGCCGTCGCCGACGCCGTGCTCCTGTCCCATCTGCACGCCGACCATCTGCATCTGCCGTCCCTGGCACGGATCGCCCCCGGCACCCGGGTGCTGCTGCCGCGCGGCGCGCGCCGGCAGGTGCCGGGGCTCGCGCGCAGGCTCTCCCATCTGCGCCTCGTCGATGTCGTTCCGGGGGACGAGGTGCGGATCGGCGACCTCACCGTACGGGTGGTGACGGCGTGGCACGACGGGCGGCGGCTGCCCGTGGGCCCACACACCGCGCCCGCGCTCGGCTTCGTGGTGCGGGGTGAGGCGCGGACGTATTTCGCCGGGGACACCGGGCTCTTCGACTCGATGGCCGACGAGGTCGGGGACGTCGACGTGGCGCTGCTTCCGGTCGGTGGCTGGGGGCCGTATCTCGGCCATGGTCATCTCGACGCGGGGCGCGCGGCCCTGGCGCTTGCCGAGCTCGCGCCGCGCAGCGCGGTGCCGGTGCATTACGGGACGTACTGGCCGATCGGCTTGGACGCCGTACGGCCGCATGAATTCCACACGCCGGGTGAGGAGTTCGTGCGCCAAGCGGCGCGGCTCGCGCCCGAGGTGGCCGTGCACCGTCTTGGGCACGGCGAGAGCGTACGGCCCGAGGTCCACAAGGGAGACCCTCGATGA
- a CDS encoding RNA polymerase sigma factor SigF, with product MRSDARQTKRHPHDDAPDTAAAFRRLTEMPHGPERDALRQELVKAWLPMAKRLASRFRNRGEALDDLRQVAALGLVKAVDRYDPERGSAFESYAVPTVTGEIKRHFRDHMWTLHVPRRVQDLRNRVRFARQELTQTVPGRAPTLVEIAEKAQLSVEDAAAGLEALDSFTALSLDAELPGSEDGYALRDAIGAPDPALDVVVDREAVKPRIAALPERERDILYMRFFGDMTQSRIAEQLGISQMHVSRLISRCCDRLREEVMQDAA from the coding sequence ATGCGATCCGACGCGCGACAGACGAAGCGCCATCCGCACGACGACGCCCCCGACACCGCAGCCGCGTTCCGCAGGCTCACCGAGATGCCGCACGGTCCGGAACGAGACGCACTGCGCCAGGAGTTGGTCAAGGCCTGGCTGCCGATGGCCAAACGGCTCGCGAGCCGTTTCCGCAACCGCGGTGAGGCGCTCGACGACTTGCGCCAGGTGGCGGCCCTCGGCCTGGTCAAGGCCGTCGACCGCTACGACCCCGAGCGGGGCAGTGCCTTCGAGAGTTATGCGGTGCCGACCGTCACCGGCGAGATCAAGCGTCACTTCCGTGACCACATGTGGACCCTCCATGTGCCGCGCCGGGTGCAGGACTTGCGCAACCGGGTGCGGTTCGCCCGCCAGGAACTTACCCAGACCGTTCCCGGGCGCGCGCCGACCCTCGTCGAGATCGCCGAGAAGGCGCAGCTCTCGGTGGAGGACGCGGCCGCCGGTCTCGAGGCGCTCGACAGTTTCACCGCGCTCTCCCTGGACGCCGAACTGCCGGGCAGCGAGGACGGTTACGCGCTGCGCGACGCGATCGGCGCGCCCGACCCCGCGCTCGACGTCGTCGTCGACCGCGAGGCCGTCAAGCCCCGCATCGCCGCGCTGCCCGAGCGGGAGCGCGACATCCTCTACATGCGCTTCTTCGGCGACATGACACAGAGCCGCATCGCCGAGCAGCTCGGCATCTCCCAGATGCACGTGTCGCGTCTGATCAGCCGCTGCTGCGACCGCCTGCGCGAAGAGGTCATGCAGGACGCCGCCTAG